Part of the Vallitalea okinawensis genome, CTTCTACTGCTGGGTCTTCTGTCACTGCTTCTTCTACTGCTGGGTCTTCTGTTGCTGCTTCTTCTACTGCTGGGTCTCCTGGTTCTGAAATACCCTCTCCAGCAACTTGTATGATTGTATCATCAACTAACTCCTCAGTTAATAATGCTAGAGGGTCGATAATTTGGGGCTGCTGATGTAAAACAGTTATATCTCCTTCAATGATTAACTCTTTTTTCCACCTGCCATACCCGCCGGACATCAATACAAGTGCAAATATACTACTTATACCTATTATAATGATCTTTCTTCTCACACCTATACCTCCATCCTTTTATTTCCACTGATTAAATATTAATTTGTATTCAAAAGTATGTTGAGTTTCTGTTGTCACACCATCATCTATATTTTTAGCTTGAATATGCAAGTGAACATCATCGTCTGAGATTCTAATGGACTGAACGATTTCATCATTATCAATCATATCTAAATCTTCAAACTTAAAGGGTATTGTTCCATCATCACCTATCTCAATGTATATTTCGTCCTCATAAGCTGATCTAATATTTCCGCTAATTTTTACTTTATTATCTCTTATGTCTACATCAAGATATTCTTGGGTATTATCATCCATAATTCTAAAAGTACTTAGATTCTCCTCAATAAAAAATGGCTCCATAGTTCCAGTTGAAACTGACGCTCTTATGTCTAAATCATTATTCCATGTAGCATAACTTATTCCTATCAAATTAAGTGCTACTATTGATGTCAAACACATTATAGACTTATTTGAGATTTTGCTTATTTTTCTTTTATTTCTTCCCACCTTCATTCACCCTTCGCTACATTATCTTTCATACTCATTATTTTGCCTTATTGTATAATTTTATTGGCATATAGAGCTGCTTCTGTACGGTGACTCAAGTTTAGCTTACCTAGTATATTACTAACATGTTTTTTAACCGTATATTCAGAAATAAACAATTTTTTAGCAATTTCATTATTACTTAAGCCTACAGCTATTTCATTCAAAACATCTTGTTCTCTCGATGTTAATACATCAAATGATTTATTTCCTCGCGTTAAGTTATATTCCATAATCATAGGGTCATAATATTTTTTTCCTCTCATGATAACGTGAAGCGCATAAATTAAGTCTTCTGTTATGGCTTCTTTTAGAATATAGCCATCTACTTCCATTCTTTTAGCACGTGTAAAGTCTTCGTTATGGATTGATGATGTTAATATGACATATTTCATTTGCTTTCTTATTTTTCTAGCTTGTTTCACTAAACTCAATCCATCCTCATGCCCTAATCTTAAGTCAATTATGGCTAAATCAGGTTCTTCTTCTTTAATTAAACGTAAGGTCTGTTCTATATTGGATGCTTCAAAAAAATTTTTACAACAACGGTCCATTGCTAACACTGAAATAAGACCTTTTCTAACTAAAGGATGATCATCAACTACAAGTATCTTCACCAAATCTCCTCCATAGAAAAATTATATGACTAATGAAATGTTTTCTATTTCAAAAACAATATTAATATTGGTTCCTTTTCCTATATTACTATCAATATTTATGTGCCCTTTTAAAGCATATACTAAATTATATATATTCTTTAACCCCAAACCTTTATTACTTTTTTTCGACTTTTCATCAAATCCTACACCATTATCCAATATCATTAATTCAAGAGATTGTGGGTTAATAGAAATACAAATATCAATATTCTTTGCCTTTCCATGCCTAATTGCATTACCTGTACTTTCGCAAATAATTCTGTAAATCCCTTTCTTAAGATTAAAGTTTAATAATTCTTGATTTCCATTCAGAGTAAGGTTAATGTTAACGTTATGTAACTTTGAAAGCCCATTTATATAATCCTTTACTTCTGATTCAAAAGTATTTTCACCTTTTTCCTTCCAACTAAGCTTATATATAACTGTTCTTAGTTCTTTCATTGCTAGTTGTGATGCATTTTTTATATCACAAATAATATCTTCGTATTCTTCAGATGTCATTTTTGAATGATTCAAATGTAATGCATGAGTAGCACAGGATATAGCAAACAACCTTTGACATACACTATCATGTATTTCATTAGCAATACGATTTTGCTCTTCATTAATAAGCATTCGTTCATTCATTTCTTCCAAATTAAGTTTCTCAAGTATAATTGAGCTTAGATCTGATAAAAAATTCAACTGCTTAATGTTTTGATGATAGAAGAGACTAGAACTACACTTATTGTTTTCAATGCCTAAAATACCATAATGCTTATATGAAGAACTTATATTAATTAATATATACTCTTGTGAATTTAATTCTATTTTCGAAGGTTCGTCTGACTCTTGTATATGATAAAAATCCCTTTCTAGCCGCTGCTCTAATTCATAACGCCTTTCTTCTGATAAATTCTCAAGTCCATAATTCCTATAATCGTCATCTTCCGTATAATAAAATATTACTGTCGTTGATTTAGTAATTTTTTTTATATACTTAACAAGTAATTTGATAGTCTCTTCCTTACTATGCTGAGTAGATAGCGATTCTATTGCCTGATATAGTCCCATAATGTAGTCAATAGACTCGTTAGATCTCTCATATATTTGAGTCAATTCAGCGTTTAATGCTATGAGTTCTATTCCCTTATTATTTAACATTTTATTCTGTTTGAATAATAATGTTAAAACAACCGTCATAAGAATAAAGCTAAGAATTAAATTAGAATGGCTTATAACAAAATATATAAACATTTGATCTGAATTTATGAACCTATACGAAATCGTTAACGTTATTATTAAGTATAGGAATAAATTAATCCACTTATAACGCTTGGGTAAAAAAAATATAGAAACAAGTATAGTATTTAGCGCATACCAAATATATGCACTATCTAGCCCACCCGTAGGGATCAAAATTAAAGAAATTCCTAGAGTTTCAATAATCGTTAGAACTTTCACAAAATTTCGATCATTTATATTTCTCTTGTATAGCTTCATGATTATTCTAGAAGATATAATTACACTTGATATGACTATTAATTCGACTAAAATTGGATTATTATTAGATATTAAATAAAATATTGATGTTATTAGAGTTGAAAAATTTCTATATAATATTATCATCTTTAAATTATCTGATGCTTTTGTATATTCTTTTATATCCTTTAGTACATGGCTCATTTGCTTCCTCCGTAGAAATTACGCTAATACATTTCATTGTAATATTACCATAATTTGTAAATCAAGTCAAGAATACTTCACATCATTATGAAAAAACCTCCCATTAGCACAAAATATCTAATTGGAGGTAGTTAATAACTTATTGTAATTCACTCAAACTATGTAGTAAATTCCATACTTCAATATTTACTTTTTTCAAGTTGACTAGTTTAAGATTTTTATCTGTAATGGCATGTACTGTTTTCCCTGTAGCTAAAATCTTCATATCGGCTTCACGAATAACTTCATAAGACATCGTGAACTTAGCTGCTTTTAGTTCATCAATAAAACTCTTAATGATAAGGATATCTTCATACCTAGCTCCTTCTTTATACTTGCAAGAACTTTCTACTAAAGGGAACATAATACCCTGTTCCTCGATCTCTCTATAAGGTAATCCGCCTTCTGCAAGTAATTCAGTTCTTCCAACTTCAAACCATGGATAATATCTTGAATGATGTACAACACCCATCTGATCTGTCTCAGCATACCTCACTTTTATTTTTGTTTCATTAACTGCCATAAGATTTCCTCTTTTCTTACAATATTAACTTCTTTTTAATATTATATCATTAAATATCCAACACCTCTACAATATTACGATTTATATAGCTTTTTTCATCACAATAATACAAATCTATGAATATACTAAAACATGAGGATGTTATGTTACAAACATACCATAAAAATACCATGAAGGAGGAAGCATATATGAACTGTGGTTATTTAAAAGGTTTATCTGCACTAGGCGCTGGCTTAACAAT contains:
- a CDS encoding sensor histidine kinase, with product MSHVLKDIKEYTKASDNLKMIILYRNFSTLITSIFYLISNNNPILVELIVISSVIISSRIIMKLYKRNINDRNFVKVLTIIETLGISLILIPTGGLDSAYIWYALNTILVSIFFLPKRYKWINLFLYLIITLTISYRFINSDQMFIYFVISHSNLILSFILMTVVLTLLFKQNKMLNNKGIELIALNAELTQIYERSNESIDYIMGLYQAIESLSTQHSKEETIKLLVKYIKKITKSTTVIFYYTEDDDYRNYGLENLSEERRYELEQRLERDFYHIQESDEPSKIELNSQEYILINISSSYKHYGILGIENNKCSSSLFYHQNIKQLNFLSDLSSIILEKLNLEEMNERMLINEEQNRIANEIHDSVCQRLFAISCATHALHLNHSKMTSEEYEDIICDIKNASQLAMKELRTVIYKLSWKEKGENTFESEVKDYINGLSKLHNVNINLTLNGNQELLNFNLKKGIYRIICESTGNAIRHGKAKNIDICISINPQSLELMILDNGVGFDEKSKKSNKGLGLKNIYNLVYALKGHINIDSNIGKGTNINIVFEIENISLVI
- a CDS encoding response regulator; this translates as MKILVVDDHPLVRKGLISVLAMDRCCKNFFEASNIEQTLRLIKEEEPDLAIIDLRLGHEDGLSLVKQARKIRKQMKYVILTSSIHNEDFTRAKRMEVDGYILKEAITEDLIYALHVIMRGKKYYDPMIMEYNLTRGNKSFDVLTSREQDVLNEIAVGLSNNEIAKKLFISEYTVKKHVSNILGKLNLSHRTEAALYANKIIQ
- a CDS encoding acyl-CoA thioesterase, whose translation is MAVNETKIKVRYAETDQMGVVHHSRYYPWFEVGRTELLAEGGLPYREIEEQGIMFPLVESSCKYKEGARYEDILIIKSFIDELKAAKFTMSYEVIREADMKILATGKTVHAITDKNLKLVNLKKVNIEVWNLLHSLSELQ